The sequence TTTAGAATGTATCAATGTGTAAGTGGTGGTGTACAAGGTCAATTTATACATCAATGCATCTTAGAGGTTGGATAGTTATTTCCTGTATCAGCTGCTTAAGCTTGGATGGAGAACTCGCTTACATCATTTAAATATCAAACAATTGAATACTTGAATAATTTCTAGTAATTTGAAAAGTGATAATTAGGTCTTTTATTTTTAATGatactaaaataaaataatagttacatttatattttttctatattGTATTTTATTAACATTTATAttgatattcttttattcttttataaatGTTGAGAAACAAGAAGTCAAAATTATTATATGTTAGACTATATATGTATAGGGTAATATTTCATCTTCATATATCTATCTATGTGGATGTGTAATATTTTCTACAATCTATATTGCAGGAAAGCTTAAGGCCAGTGGAGTGGAGTTCACAAGCAATAATACTAACTTACCTTATCAAGCATCACTTAACCAATTGTCTACCAATAGTGAGGTGATTTTGTCAACAGGAAGCATAGCTAGCCCTCAACTTCTACTCTTAAGTGGAATAGGTCCTAGAAAACAACTTAAGAAATTGAATATTACCATTCATTTAAATTTACCTTCAGTAGGGAAAAAAGTTCAAGATAATCCTGGTACAAGCTTCATTGTAGAATCCCCAAAACCACTTGAATTTACTTATGGACAAGTAGTGGGAATACTAGATAATTCAAAACTCTACATGGAGGGTAGTAGCTTTCTCCAACAAAACAATGCCACAAATATACAATATTTAGGGTTAGTTATAAGTAAGGTGGCATTTCCCTTATCAAGAGGCACACTTTGGCTAAAAAGCATAGACCCTAGAGATACTCCCTTTGTTCGTTACAATTACTATTCAAATccatttgatttaaaaaaatgtaTGTTAAGTGTGAAAGTAATGGTTAATATAAGTATGTCATCTGCTATTCAAGAGTTTGCATTTAATGATAATGCACATTCCAAAACACTTCGATTCCTTGGGATTCCATTACCAAAAAATGTATCAAATGATGATGTCTTGGGCAAGTTCTGCAGAGATACACTAGGGACATTTTACCATTACCATGGAGGTTGTCAAGTTGATTTGGTTGTTGACAAAAGATATCGAGTGAAaggtgttcataatctgagagttATAGATGGCTCAATTTATAAAGCTTCTCCTGGCACTAATCCACAAGCCACTACAATGATGCTTGGAAGGTATTTACTTTTTAACAATTGGTCTACACTATTTACGTTCCAAGGATTTCAAATTATAAAATtaacataaatatttaattttgcAACATATGCAGGTACATGGGAGTTAATATCATTCAAGAGCGTATGAACACCTAAAGATATTCTATCATTCTACTAAAATCATTATAGGGCTAATGTATTTCCTTGTATTGGTCttgtaaataaatatattattcagAATAATATTCTTGATAATATTTATAATTATCATTTATGTCTTATCTCCTCTTTTACATTAATATAAATGTTATATTTATACACATGCTATTTAATATTAGCAGTTCCATTTAAAATAATATAAGTGGTGACATATgtaattttcatttgcatcatatcTCTTCTTTCACATGAGTATAAACATTATATGTTTTGTACAAAAGAACACTTCCCATTCAATTTCAATTGATGCTTTACAAAATAATCCGTGTTCCAAGATTTTATAACTAAATAACTACACatatttgtttatgaacttttattATATGTTGTTGTAGAGGAG is a genomic window of Cryptomeria japonica chromosome 7, Sugi_1.0, whole genome shotgun sequence containing:
- the LOC131061207 gene encoding (R)-mandelonitrile lyase-like, which translates into the protein MRKFGKDKARTEIAFKATKTLNEDLDDESLDEMEENIVRKLKRGTDKYKEYPYPFMTADAKKAAERSYDYIVIGGGTAGCPLAATLSQHYSVLVLERGDSPYGNPDVEDFKSLFKLFGDPKNYPHMVEGFVSEDGVQLARARVLGGGTAINGGFYSRASSEYIRKMGWDEKLVNESYEWVEKLNAFKQYKLFPWSSAFKDGLLEAGVVPYNGYSLDHLEGTKISASIFDKKGKRHTAADLLQYANPENIVVLLNATASKILFNLELGKLKASGVEFTSNNTNLPYQASLNQLSTNSEVILSTGSIASPQLLLLSGIGPRKQLKKLNITIHLNLPSVGKKVQDNPGTSFIVESPKPLEFTYGQVVGILDNSKLYMEGSSFLQQNNATNIQYLGLVISKVAFPLSRGTLWLKSIDPRDTPFVRYNYYSNPFDLKKCMLSVKVMVNISMSSAIQEFAFNDNAHSKTLRFLGIPLPKNVSNDDVLGKFCRDTLGTFYHYHGGCQVDLVVDKRYRVKGVHNLRVIDGSIYKASPGTNPQATTMMLGRYMGVNIIQERMNT